In Sardina pilchardus chromosome 8, fSarPil1.1, whole genome shotgun sequence, a genomic segment contains:
- the ydjc gene encoding carbohydrate deacetylase, with the protein MPQPKVKLVVTGDDFGYCPKRNRGIVECFQSGGVSNVSLLVNATSAVDAADLAKRHLIPIGLHANLSEGAPVSHNLKGSTLLNEDGFFHGKTEFRKVLQSGQLNMYEVEEELRAQVKRFCELVGHLPYHMDGHQHVHVLPEVREVFAQVLADFGICYTRIPVEPGLHTCPHISPQLHEFYAQVQKDALLSVEVFRRHGIRWPDVYLGLTTMGENMSVVNIKQALGYALGARCLANSLTVPSTGTQADEIAAPNTVRPITAELMVHPGYPSDPLEGGCGQGPDDFSQSEDRQHELETLTDPSLLAYYKQERIQLCAFRDL; encoded by the exons ATGCCTCAGCCCAAAGTCAAACTGGTGGTGACTGGGGACGATTTTGGGTATTGTCCGAAAAGGAATCGTGGAATAGTGGAATGCTTCCAGTCCGGTGGTGTGTCAAATGTGTCGCTGTTGGTTAATGCCACATCGGCAGTGGATGCCGCAGATCTTGCGAAAAG ACATCTCATACCCATTGGACTACACGCGAATCTTTCTGAAGGTGCCCCAGTGTCTCATAATCTGAAAGGGTCCACGCTCCTGAATGAGGATGGATTCTTCCATGGAAAGACAGAATTCCGAAAAGTTTTACAAAGCGGACAACTGAACATGTATGAG GTTGAGGAGGAACTGAGAGCTCAGGTGAAGCGCTTCTGTGAACTCGTCGGGCACTTGCCCTATCACATGGACGGCCATCAACACGTGCACGTGCTGCCAG AGGTGCGAGAAGTGTTTGCGCAGGTTCTTGCAGACTTTGGTATATGCTACACGCGGATCCCTGTAGAGCCTGGCCTTCACACATGTCCTCACATTTCACCCCAACTGCATGAGTTCTACGCCCAGGTCCAGAAAGATGCTTTGCTGTCCGTGGAGGTTTTCCGTCGCCACGGGATCAg GTGGCCAGATGTTTACCTGGGCTTGACAACTATGGGAGAGAATATGTCGGTAGTCAACATTAAACAGGCTTTAGGTTATGCTCTCGGAGCCAGATGCCTTGCCAACAGTTTGACTGTACCTTCGACGGGTACACAGGCTGATGAAATCGCTGCACCAAACACTGTCCGTCCCATTACTGCAGAGCTAATGGTCCATCCTGGATACCCCAGCGATCCTCTGGAGGGAGGGTGTGGTCAAGGTCCAGATGACTTCTCCCAGTCAGAGGATCGCCAACATGAACTGGAAACTCTAACTGACCCTTCTCTGTTGGCATATTACAAGCAAGAGCGCATACAGCTTTGTGCCTTCAGGGATCTTTAA
- the sdf2l1 gene encoding stromal cell-derived factor 2-like protein 1, giving the protein MDLSQVIRMLTNLLCLVFFVAKSEGRELDSNYVTCGSLVKLLNTRHNVRLHSHDVKYGSGSGQQSVTGVDSADDSNSYWRIRGKPDVICQRGSPIQCGQQIRITHMTTGRNLHSHHFSSPLSNNQEVSAFGENGEGDDLDVWMVQCGNTYWDRDDSVRFKHVGTDAFLSVTGEQYGHPIRGQREVHGMHSANYHNYWKVMEGVFIQPSNEPLRHDEL; this is encoded by the exons ATGGACCTCTCTCAAGTTATTCGCATGTTAACGAACTTActttgtttggtgttttttgTTGCTAAAAGTGAAGGACGTGAACTAGACTCAAATTATGTTACATGTGGATCTCTCGTGAAACTACTGAACACCAGGCACAACGTCAGGCTACATTCTCATGATGTGAAATACGGATCAG GTAGCGGTCAGCAGTCTGTGACGGGAGTTGACAGCGCAGATGATTCGAACAGCTATTGGAGGATCCGCGGGAAGCCCGATGTCATCTGCCAGCGTGGATCTCCCATCCAGTGTGGGCAGCAAATCCGAATCACTCATATGACAACTGGCCGCAACCTTCACTCTCATCATTTCAGCTCCCCTCTGTCAAACAACCAG gAGGTGAGTGCCTTTGGTGAGAATGGAGAAGGAGATGACCTAGATGTTTggatggtgcagtgtggaaacACCTACTGGGATCGGGATGATTCGGTGCGCTTCAAACACGTGGGCACCGACGCTTTCCTGAGCGTGACTGGCGAGCAGTACGGTCACCCCATACGCGGGCAGAGAGAGGTCCATGGGATGCACTCCGCCAATTATCACAACTACTGGAAGGTTATGGAAGGTGTATTCATTCAGCCAAGCAATGAACCGCTCCGACATGACGAGCTCTAA